One window of the Chryseobacterium camelliae genome contains the following:
- a CDS encoding DJ-1/PfpI family protein, producing MKIMICSLVGAAMLLTGCQKEPVKKEMHTNKNSVQKASGKEQQQDAADSGNHALTMDAVFGKPKKEIRTIGILVYDGVNDLDFMNPRYVFGQVVGAKVMLIALKPGLFKTVSGIEIRPDTTIDEVQQLDILIIPGGFKGTVEAAYNEKVLDWIRKVDQTTTYTGSVCTGAWILGATGLLKGRNVTTNWFDATEKMAQYGAHFVQERYTRDGKYWTSAGVTAGLDMSLAILKDNWGSNYAQAVMLDLEYDPAPPITGGTPGRTDPDVLQMMTELYKAGFNPVIDSLEQRKKKGHAGKHSD from the coding sequence ATGAAAATAATGATATGCAGTCTCGTGGGAGCAGCCATGCTGCTGACGGGCTGCCAAAAAGAACCTGTGAAAAAAGAAATGCACACCAATAAAAATTCCGTTCAGAAAGCCTCAGGAAAAGAACAGCAACAAGATGCTGCGGATTCCGGAAATCATGCCCTGACGATGGATGCCGTTTTCGGGAAACCTAAAAAAGAGATCAGAACCATCGGAATCCTGGTCTATGATGGCGTCAACGACCTTGATTTTATGAATCCGCGCTACGTTTTCGGCCAGGTGGTCGGAGCAAAAGTCATGCTGATCGCTCTGAAACCGGGCCTGTTTAAAACCGTATCCGGAATCGAAATACGGCCTGATACCACCATAGATGAGGTGCAACAGCTAGACATCCTGATCATTCCGGGAGGCTTCAAAGGAACGGTAGAAGCAGCCTATAATGAAAAAGTGCTGGACTGGATCCGGAAGGTTGATCAAACCACCACCTACACCGGATCTGTCTGCACAGGAGCATGGATCCTCGGCGCAACAGGCCTGTTGAAAGGAAGGAATGTGACAACCAACTGGTTCGATGCCACAGAAAAAATGGCACAGTACGGCGCCCACTTCGTGCAGGAAAGGTATACCCGCGACGGAAAATACTGGACTTCCGCCGGAGTGACGGCCGGTCTTGATATGTCGCTGGCCATCCTGAAAGATAATTGGGGCAGCAATTATGCCCAGGCAGTCATGCTCGACCTGGAATATGACCCGGCTCCGCCCATCACCGGAGGAACTCCCGGAAGAACAGATCCGGACGTTCTCCAGATGATGACAGAGCTCTATAAAGCCGGGTTCAACCCTGTTATTGACAGCCTCGAACAGAGAAAAAAGAAAGGTCACGCCGGAAAACATTCTGATTAA
- a CDS encoding outer membrane beta-barrel protein codes for MMRIIISSIALLAASFATAQTQKDTLKPKEKEIEAVTLVVRKPTVESKVDRTVFNVANSSILAGNTTWDVLRMTPLVSIDNNDAIKAEGESVTVYINDRKSVFTGKELKEYLATIPADNLMKIEVITSPSSRYESAGSVINIVLKKRDDEGIKGSITFNNRQNTKNSQYTNANLNYHRKKFTQTLVGSYSDNTWVQRNSITNTLYENNNITNINSYSQQHNQSPSLSSTSEYELNEKNNIGVILEYYQSRSFSDSQADAINFANNDFQYSYAQTQNASGLGRTLGTNIFYKYYDKEKNRILDVNLGSNYDGQRDDSYFLKNFSNNPLPNEIGILTNTQARNYYVKVDYTQPLGKSGGTIEVGGKMNFNNNSIPNSLYGNQLNGLSQNDVFHYEDNINSLYANYSKTFFKKLETRIGIRYESTNFKIRQDVAGTSRKDGYGAFLPNLLLKYSFSEKLDVSLTYNRNLWRPWYAEFNPFLLPNTDGIYTRGSIDLEPNPSDRLYLKMGLFKKYFLSARYMFTDQDYWTTFVNENGKTISQEANFFGKVKKYYFFANTNQTFLKNKLTVNAGFGWYYIDNSDFNAKNNLKSSPYISYWGGSTNISYTNLLNKNINLSAWMEINNQNNGNSIANNTNVFHNISVTKIFPKTQMEVSLQLMNIFKRPNFDATTYSAQGTFRNASRSDWHGFSLTFVKRFGNQKVKDNTKTDVEKDGGGK; via the coding sequence ATGATGAGAATAATTATATCTTCTATTGCCTTACTCGCTGCCAGCTTTGCAACAGCCCAGACGCAAAAAGATACCCTGAAGCCGAAAGAAAAAGAAATAGAAGCCGTTACGTTGGTCGTCAGGAAGCCCACCGTAGAATCCAAGGTTGACCGTACTGTTTTCAATGTAGCCAACAGTTCCATCCTGGCCGGGAATACCACCTGGGATGTCCTGAGGATGACCCCTCTGGTAAGCATCGATAATAATGACGCCATAAAAGCAGAAGGAGAATCTGTTACCGTATACATCAATGACCGGAAATCCGTTTTTACCGGTAAGGAACTGAAAGAATATCTCGCTACTATTCCAGCAGACAACCTGATGAAAATAGAGGTGATTACCAGCCCGTCCTCACGCTACGAGAGCGCAGGCTCCGTCATCAACATCGTCCTGAAAAAGCGGGATGATGAAGGCATCAAAGGAAGCATAACCTTTAACAACAGGCAGAATACCAAGAATTCCCAATATACCAATGCCAACCTCAATTACCACCGCAAAAAATTTACCCAGACCCTGGTCGGAAGTTACAGCGACAATACGTGGGTACAGAGGAATTCCATCACCAATACGCTGTATGAAAACAATAATATCACCAACATCAATTCCTACAGCCAGCAGCACAACCAGAGTCCGTCCTTGTCTTCCACTTCGGAATATGAGCTGAATGAAAAGAACAATATCGGGGTCATCCTGGAATATTACCAGAGCCGCAGCTTTTCAGATTCCCAGGCAGACGCCATCAATTTTGCCAATAACGATTTCCAGTATTCTTACGCGCAGACCCAGAATGCCTCCGGGCTTGGCCGTACCCTGGGAACCAATATTTTCTATAAATACTACGACAAGGAAAAAAACAGGATCCTGGATGTGAATCTCGGGAGCAATTATGACGGGCAGAGAGACGATAGTTACTTCCTGAAAAACTTCAGCAATAATCCGCTGCCGAATGAAATCGGGATTTTAACCAACACCCAGGCCCGCAACTATTATGTTAAGGTAGACTATACCCAGCCGTTAGGGAAATCCGGCGGAACCATTGAAGTAGGAGGGAAGATGAACTTCAACAATAACAGCATCCCGAACAGCCTGTACGGGAACCAGCTCAATGGCCTCAGCCAGAATGACGTTTTCCATTATGAAGACAACATCAACTCCCTGTATGCCAATTACAGCAAAACCTTTTTCAAAAAGCTGGAAACCAGGATCGGGATCCGGTATGAGAGTACCAATTTTAAAATCCGCCAGGATGTAGCAGGAACATCCAGGAAAGATGGGTACGGCGCTTTCCTGCCGAACCTGTTGCTCAAGTATTCCTTTTCGGAAAAGCTGGATGTAAGCCTTACCTACAACCGGAACCTTTGGCGGCCGTGGTATGCGGAATTCAACCCGTTCCTGCTGCCGAATACGGACGGGATATACACCCGCGGAAGCATCGATCTGGAACCCAATCCGAGTGACCGTTTATACCTGAAGATGGGGCTTTTCAAAAAGTATTTCCTCTCCGCAAGGTATATGTTCACCGATCAGGATTACTGGACGACCTTCGTTAATGAAAACGGAAAAACCATCAGCCAGGAAGCCAACTTCTTCGGGAAAGTGAAAAAATACTACTTTTTCGCCAATACCAATCAGACCTTCCTGAAAAATAAGCTGACGGTAAATGCCGGATTCGGATGGTACTATATCGACAACAGCGACTTCAACGCGAAGAACAACCTGAAATCCAGTCCGTACATCAGCTATTGGGGCGGTTCCACCAATATTTCCTATACCAATCTCTTGAATAAGAACATCAATCTCAGCGCATGGATGGAAATCAACAACCAGAATAACGGGAACTCCATTGCGAACAATACCAATGTTTTCCACAATATCTCCGTAACCAAAATCTTCCCGAAAACCCAGATGGAAGTCAGCCTCCAGCTGATGAACATCTTCAAGCGGCCTAATTTTGATGCCACCACCTACAGTGCCCAGGGAACCTTCCGGAATGCATCACGCTCCGACTGGCATGGTTTCTCCCTCACATTCGTGAAACGTTTCGGGAACCAGAAAGTGAAGGACAATACCAAAACCGATGTGGAAAAAGACGGTGGAGGAAAATAA
- a CDS encoding nuclear transport factor 2 family protein encodes METKKIANQYFDAMAAGQFDEMNKLKTADCTYWLSGEGSWPFGGYQSIENQSKLWATVAERFPEGMKMTLKSITADEDRAALYIHIRGTRSDGRIYENNVILLLTFKDGLISGLYEYLDTIMVNELFCGPMDDER; translated from the coding sequence ATGGAAACTAAGAAAATAGCAAACCAATACTTCGATGCGATGGCTGCCGGCCAATTTGACGAGATGAACAAATTAAAAACGGCTGATTGCACTTATTGGTTGAGTGGTGAGGGGTCTTGGCCTTTTGGCGGGTACCAATCAATAGAAAATCAATCAAAATTATGGGCAACGGTGGCGGAAAGATTTCCGGAAGGCATGAAGATGACACTTAAATCTATTACTGCTGACGAAGATCGTGCAGCACTTTATATTCACATTCGTGGAACAAGAAGTGACGGTCGTATTTACGAAAACAATGTGATATTGCTGCTAACCTTTAAGGATGGCTTAATTAGTGGGCTTTACGAATACCTGGATACCATTATGGTTAATGAATTATTTTGTGGTCCCATGGATGATGAAAGGTAA
- a CDS encoding TetR/AcrR family transcriptional regulator has protein sequence MDKKEILLQTALKLFVSQGFNDTPTSKIAKEAGIATGTLFYFFSTKDELIVALYLRIKGMAAEHINAALAEVKSTREMIKTYYEESLKWALRNPDEFLFLAQFSNSPYLKKIGNNEISAQIAPVLQIFRSAIEEKQIIDIDVNLLYTLISNQVFGVNQYLLSNTVTKKVQYNIIEDTFNMFWKMIVR, from the coding sequence ATGGATAAAAAGGAAATACTGCTTCAAACTGCCTTGAAATTATTTGTTTCTCAGGGATTTAATGATACACCGACAAGCAAAATTGCAAAGGAGGCAGGCATAGCAACGGGAACGCTGTTTTATTTTTTTTCCACCAAAGATGAACTGATCGTTGCCCTCTATTTAAGAATAAAAGGTATGGCTGCAGAACATATAAATGCTGCACTGGCAGAAGTCAAATCAACCAGGGAGATGATCAAAACGTATTATGAGGAATCTCTTAAATGGGCGCTCCGTAACCCAGACGAATTCTTGTTTCTGGCCCAATTCTCTAATTCGCCTTATCTTAAAAAAATTGGAAATAATGAGATTTCTGCTCAGATAGCACCTGTATTACAGATTTTTCGTTCGGCTATCGAAGAGAAGCAGATCATTGATATTGATGTAAATCTATTATACACTTTGATCAGTAATCAGGTATTTGGTGTCAATCAATACCTGTTATCCAACACGGTTACTAAGAAAGTTCAATACAACATCATTGAGGATACGTTCAATATGTTTTGGAAAATGATTGTACGCTGA
- a CDS encoding epimerase, producing the protein MGTKNKKMKIIITDATGMIGEGVLLTTLNHPDITEVLMVNRRISPLRHPKLSELIVKDFTDLHAHRSQLTGYDGCFYCAGISSFGMNEDKYSHITFYTTMMFAKALADLNPDMVFFYLSGVYADSSAKGKIMWARIKGKTENALIGLPFKNVYSFRPGFIIPLKEQKNVRLIYKILNLIYPYIFPNQTLSYEEMVTALVNVLEIGCLKNILEIKDLKLISKLHLSNQ; encoded by the coding sequence ATGGGCACAAAGAATAAGAAAATGAAGATCATCATCACAGATGCAACGGGAATGATCGGGGAAGGGGTTCTGTTGACCACTCTCAATCATCCTGATATTACAGAAGTATTAATGGTAAATAGAAGAATATCTCCATTACGGCATCCCAAACTTTCTGAACTTATTGTAAAAGATTTTACAGACCTGCATGCTCATCGTAGTCAGTTGACCGGCTACGATGGCTGTTTCTATTGTGCTGGGATAAGTTCCTTTGGTATGAATGAGGATAAGTACAGCCATATCACTTTTTATACCACAATGATGTTTGCAAAAGCGCTTGCTGATCTGAATCCTGATATGGTTTTCTTTTATTTATCAGGGGTTTATGCCGATAGCTCTGCAAAAGGAAAAATAATGTGGGCAAGGATAAAAGGTAAAACCGAGAATGCCTTAATTGGGCTTCCTTTTAAAAATGTTTACAGCTTCCGGCCGGGTTTTATTATTCCATTAAAAGAGCAAAAGAACGTAAGATTGATTTATAAGATACTTAATCTTATTTATCCTTATATTTTTCCAAATCAAACTTTGAGTTATGAGGAAATGGTAACGGCATTGGTTAATGTACTTGAAATTGGCTGCCTGAAAAATATTCTGGAAATCAAAGATTTAAAACTGATTTCAAAGCTTCATTTATCAAATCAATAA
- a CDS encoding helix-turn-helix domain-containing protein — MCSFETTQFDFDLANHIKSLRKSAGLSKEELSLKMGVAKSFVGNVESHTQRHKYSTRHIALLAKAFGYKHVSELMDFPTPEYDRVKVTVKQVYNESGTKVMASEVVKIKGVE; from the coding sequence ATGTGTTCTTTCGAAACAACGCAATTTGATTTTGACTTAGCTAATCATATTAAAAGCTTAAGAAAATCAGCGGGTTTATCTAAAGAAGAACTAAGTTTAAAAATGGGCGTGGCAAAATCCTTTGTAGGCAATGTAGAATCTCATACACAACGACACAAATATTCCACCCGCCATATCGCGTTGCTGGCCAAAGCTTTCGGCTATAAACATGTTTCTGAACTGATGGACTTCCCTACTCCAGAATATGACAGAGTTAAAGTTACAGTGAAGCAGGTGTATAATGAGAGCGGAACCAAGGTGATGGCGAGTGAGGTGGTGAAGATTAAAGGGGTTGAATAA
- a CDS encoding T9SS type A sorting domain-containing protein yields MRLNNLFFILLSSTLFSQTSFNYQRSWATYFGAINTGITGLYEDSSSHIFVDARTSSPNPSIGTPPVSYYNQFITAGSQPYTGSYTIPNNFSGKLTSAGNFISSGYSPYITSNSSAKFPYFRDHDGNMYELQIDPSNPALSPGAWLSNAPDSLNNILTKYDVNNTMLWQTYLPGNDSFNKLDVDHDGNIYVTGATTWQNLADPGTFQQVFSMVYGPAGELLPNTYLVKLNPQGQKIWATYTPSSLLSGLTVFEDKVYVCGNNDLKPAGADLSTSGTFQPAKAGQFIAEINANTGQRTWGTYYGIPGNTLDSGISDIKADGTGVYITGATFGIQGSYYATEGAYKTQSTDPDMFVTKFNSSGGRIWSTYIGTAAEETFSGDRGLDIKNGKVLFTGLSYGDQNISTPGAYIATKPNPNGQDIFFSMLDSSTGFPDFISYYGGTSNSFHPNDIKCIFSIDSDGFYLYGSTGRTAGYSSANGYQQTIIYPGGITTGISGFIAKFSPKTLSVSEADPAGDLMLYNNPNNGSFSVKGTVLQQVPHMIVIHDLSGRILYSRPVQKNKEEHFHLEHLLANGNYIVSITNSDQTVVKTFKLMIRK; encoded by the coding sequence ATGAGATTAAACAATCTATTTTTTATTTTACTTTCCTCCACTCTATTTTCTCAAACCTCCTTTAATTATCAAAGAAGCTGGGCCACCTATTTCGGGGCCATCAATACGGGAATAACAGGACTTTATGAGGACAGCTCTTCCCACATCTTTGTAGATGCGAGAACAAGTTCACCCAACCCAAGCATCGGGACACCGCCGGTTTCTTATTACAATCAGTTTATAACCGCAGGAAGCCAGCCTTATACCGGAAGTTATACTATTCCTAATAATTTTTCAGGAAAGTTAACTTCAGCAGGAAATTTTATATCTTCGGGATACTCACCTTACATCACCTCGAATTCATCTGCAAAATTCCCGTACTTCAGAGATCATGATGGAAATATGTATGAGCTCCAGATCGATCCTTCCAATCCTGCACTCTCTCCCGGGGCATGGCTCAGCAACGCTCCGGATTCCTTAAATAATATTCTTACCAAATATGACGTCAATAATACCATGCTGTGGCAGACCTATCTGCCCGGAAACGACAGTTTTAATAAGCTTGACGTAGACCATGACGGAAATATTTACGTTACCGGAGCCACTACATGGCAGAATCTGGCAGATCCGGGAACGTTTCAACAGGTTTTCAGTATGGTTTATGGTCCGGCAGGAGAACTCCTGCCCAATACTTATCTGGTAAAACTGAATCCGCAGGGACAAAAAATATGGGCTACCTATACTCCATCAAGTTTACTTTCAGGATTAACGGTATTCGAAGACAAAGTCTATGTTTGCGGGAACAATGACCTGAAGCCTGCAGGAGCAGATTTGTCAACATCCGGCACATTTCAGCCCGCAAAAGCAGGCCAGTTTATTGCTGAAATTAATGCTAATACCGGACAAAGAACCTGGGGAACTTATTATGGAATTCCGGGCAATACATTAGATTCCGGGATTTCTGATATTAAGGCCGATGGCACCGGTGTCTATATTACCGGAGCGACTTTCGGGATACAGGGAAGCTATTATGCAACGGAAGGAGCTTATAAAACACAGTCAACGGATCCTGATATGTTTGTTACGAAATTCAATTCCTCCGGAGGAAGGATATGGAGCACCTATATAGGCACCGCCGCGGAAGAAACATTCAGCGGCGACAGAGGGCTTGATATTAAAAATGGCAAGGTATTGTTCACCGGGTTGAGCTATGGGGATCAAAATATCTCAACACCGGGAGCATACATCGCAACAAAACCTAATCCCAACGGCCAGGATATCTTTTTCAGCATGCTGGATAGCAGTACCGGATTTCCGGATTTCATTTCCTATTACGGCGGTACCAGCAACAGCTTCCATCCCAATGACATCAAGTGTATTTTTTCAATAGATTCAGACGGATTTTACCTGTACGGAAGTACAGGCAGAACAGCTGGATACAGTTCCGCAAACGGTTACCAGCAGACGATCATCTATCCTGGCGGAATTACAACCGGAATTTCCGGATTTATCGCAAAATTCAGTCCCAAGACCCTTTCTGTTTCTGAGGCGGATCCTGCCGGAGATCTTATGTTGTACAACAATCCAAACAATGGAAGCTTCAGTGTAAAAGGAACTGTTTTACAGCAGGTGCCTCATATGATCGTTATCCATGATCTGTCCGGAAGGATACTCTATTCAAGGCCTGTTCAAAAAAATAAAGAAGAGCACTTCCACCTGGAGCACCTGCTGGCCAATGGAAATTATATCGTATCCATAACTAATAGTGACCAGACTGTCGTTAAAACATTTAAACTTATGATCAGGAAATAG